In Nitrospira sp., a single genomic region encodes these proteins:
- a CDS encoding MinD/ParA family protein, giving the protein MQSGSYTPTAGDVSERASSLTHVIAVASGKGGVGKTNIVANMAMGLSKAGKRVLVLDADLGLGNLDVLLGLVPEHTIEHVLAGTHCLDDVIVDGPGGIRVLPASSGVPQLTALSESQQMLLMEQLEAVSRDVDVLLIDTGAGISPNVTFFASAAQDTIVVVSPEPTSLTDAYALIKVLTRQYRERRFKVLVNMAKSPREAAEVFRKLDTAADRFLHVVLEYVGYIPQDDYVPLAVKQQKALLELFPGSPAALALTRLAGQVLQWPKPNFPKSAVQLLWQRLLQTTAVM; this is encoded by the coding sequence ATGCAGAGCGGATCGTATACACCAACGGCAGGGGACGTGTCGGAGCGAGCCTCGTCGCTGACGCACGTCATCGCCGTGGCCAGCGGCAAAGGCGGCGTGGGAAAGACCAACATCGTGGCCAATATGGCGATGGGACTGAGTAAAGCAGGAAAGCGTGTCCTGGTCTTGGATGCCGACCTCGGATTGGGAAATCTGGATGTGCTGCTGGGTTTGGTTCCTGAGCATACGATCGAGCATGTGCTGGCCGGGACTCACTGCTTGGATGACGTGATTGTCGACGGTCCCGGTGGAATCCGGGTTTTGCCCGCCAGCTCCGGGGTGCCTCAGCTGACGGCATTGAGTGAATCGCAACAAATGTTGCTCATGGAGCAATTGGAGGCGGTCTCGCGGGACGTCGACGTCCTGCTGATCGATACCGGGGCGGGGATTTCGCCGAATGTCACCTTCTTTGCCTCCGCGGCTCAAGATACCATTGTCGTCGTGTCTCCCGAACCTACCTCCCTCACAGATGCCTACGCCCTGATTAAGGTGTTGACCAGACAATATCGGGAACGTCGCTTCAAGGTGTTGGTCAACATGGCCAAGAGCCCGAGAGAAGCGGCTGAAGTGTTCAGAAAGCTCGACACCGCAGCGGACCGGTTCCTGCATGTTGTCCTCGAATATGTCGGCTATATCCCTCAGGATGATTATGTTCCGCTCGCTGTGAAGCAGCAAAAGGCTTTGCTGGAGCTGTTTCCAGGCTCGCCGGCGGCCCTGGCGCTGACGCGGCTCGCTGGGCAAGTTTTGCAGTGGCCGAAGCCGAATTTTCCTAAGAGCGCTGTGCAGCTGTTGTGGCAACGCTTACTTCAGACCACCGCAGTCATGTGA
- the flhA gene encoding flagellar biosynthesis protein FlhA yields the protein MASTTTVSPVEHPPLLKHPDIVMSVSVVGVLMVMLLPLPRFLLDLLLSFDITISIIILLVGLQVRRPMDFSVFPSILLMVTLLRLSLNIASTRLILLHGNEGAAAAGEVIRTFGTFVVGGNYTVGLVVFAILVIINFVVVTKGAGRVAEVAARFTLDAMPGKQMAIDADLNAGLIKEDEARRRRKDIAEEADFYGAMDGASKFVRGDAVAAVIIVVVNIVGGLTIGILQQGMSPGLAAQTYTLLTVGEGLVAQIPALIVSTATGMIVTRAASENDLGAEMTQQLLNSHRAVGTAGGILLALGLVPGLPHLAFLVLGAGVCWIAYHLYQREQTPETQAPPPVTAKVEEPVAHIAPLDLMEVQVGYGLINLVEGTQGNTLLERIKGLRRQFAESMGFVVPPIHIRDNLQLRPNEYAIMLKGVEVAKAEVLPGHVLAIDPGTAQRGMVQGIPTKEPAFGLPALWVVEDQREQAQMAGYTVVDASSAITTHLSEIIKRHGHELLGRQEAQALLDEVGRTHPKLVEELIPTMVSLGTVVRILGNLLKEGIPIRDIRSILEAIADHAMTTKDAELLTEMARQSLARTITKQYQAPDGSLPVITLDPRLDRTLAEQASILPQGAMLNLDPALSHKLLTALKQSAERVAARGQQPILLCSPAVRRHLRRLTDRLLHSVPVIGLNEIDAMVRLQSLDTIRLDSELPQPS from the coding sequence ATGGCATCCACGACAACTGTGTCTCCAGTCGAGCATCCACCACTCCTTAAGCATCCCGACATCGTCATGTCCGTGAGTGTCGTCGGTGTGCTCATGGTCATGCTGTTACCGCTTCCGCGGTTTCTATTGGACCTGTTGCTCAGCTTCGACATCACGATTTCCATCATCATTTTGCTGGTGGGACTACAGGTCCGCCGGCCGATGGACTTTTCGGTATTCCCTTCGATTCTCCTGATGGTCACGCTCCTCCGGCTGTCCCTGAATATTGCGTCGACCCGCCTGATTCTGTTGCATGGCAATGAGGGGGCGGCGGCGGCAGGGGAAGTCATCCGCACGTTCGGCACCTTTGTCGTCGGCGGAAATTACACCGTCGGTCTCGTGGTCTTTGCCATCCTGGTGATCATCAATTTCGTCGTCGTCACCAAGGGTGCCGGCCGCGTCGCTGAAGTCGCCGCCCGCTTCACGTTGGATGCCATGCCTGGTAAGCAGATGGCCATCGACGCCGACTTGAACGCCGGCCTCATCAAAGAAGATGAAGCCAGACGGCGGCGGAAGGATATCGCGGAAGAGGCCGACTTTTATGGAGCCATGGACGGTGCCAGCAAGTTTGTGCGAGGGGACGCGGTCGCGGCCGTCATCATTGTGGTGGTGAATATCGTCGGCGGGCTGACCATCGGCATTCTGCAGCAGGGCATGAGCCCAGGCCTGGCGGCGCAAACGTACACGCTCTTGACTGTCGGCGAAGGCCTGGTCGCTCAAATTCCGGCCCTCATCGTCTCGACCGCCACCGGTATGATCGTGACGCGCGCGGCCTCAGAGAACGATCTTGGCGCGGAGATGACACAGCAACTCCTCAATTCACACCGAGCTGTGGGAACGGCCGGAGGAATCCTGCTGGCCCTCGGCCTGGTGCCGGGGCTGCCGCATCTGGCCTTCCTGGTCCTCGGAGCCGGCGTGTGCTGGATCGCCTACCATCTCTATCAACGGGAGCAGACGCCGGAGACTCAGGCTCCTCCGCCCGTAACCGCAAAGGTTGAAGAACCGGTCGCCCACATCGCGCCGCTCGATCTCATGGAAGTGCAAGTGGGATACGGCCTGATCAACCTCGTTGAAGGCACGCAGGGCAATACGCTCCTGGAGCGCATCAAGGGTCTGCGGCGGCAGTTTGCCGAATCCATGGGATTTGTCGTTCCTCCCATTCATATCCGGGACAATTTGCAACTGCGCCCGAATGAATACGCGATCATGCTCAAAGGCGTTGAAGTCGCCAAGGCTGAAGTGCTTCCGGGCCATGTGCTGGCGATCGATCCCGGCACGGCGCAACGTGGGATGGTCCAAGGCATTCCCACCAAGGAACCGGCCTTCGGTTTGCCGGCATTGTGGGTCGTTGAGGACCAGCGCGAGCAGGCCCAGATGGCCGGCTATACCGTCGTCGATGCCAGCTCGGCCATCACCACGCATCTGTCCGAAATCATCAAACGGCACGGTCATGAATTGTTGGGCCGGCAGGAAGCCCAAGCCTTGCTCGACGAAGTCGGGAGGACGCATCCCAAGCTGGTGGAAGAACTCATTCCGACCATGGTCTCCCTGGGTACGGTGGTCCGGATCTTGGGCAATCTTCTCAAGGAGGGGATTCCCATCCGGGATATTCGGTCCATCCTGGAGGCCATTGCCGATCATGCCATGACGACCAAGGATGCCGAACTGTTGACGGAAATGGCCCGCCAATCACTGGCCCGGACCATTACCAAGCAGTATCAGGCGCCGGACGGCTCGCTCCCGGTCATTACACTCGATCCGCGCCTCGATCGAACGCTGGCGGAGCAAGCGTCAATATTGCCGCAGGGCGCCATGCTGAATCTGGATCCCGCGCTGTCGCACAAACTTCTGACAGCGCTCAAGCAATCAGCGGAACGCGTGGCTGCGCGCGGCCAGCAGCCGATTCTGCTCTGTTCCCCGGCCGTGCGACGACACTTGCGACGATTGACGGACCGGCTCTTGCACTCTGTTCCGGTGATCGGACTGAATGAAATCGATGCCATGGTGCGCTTGCAGTCGCTGGATACCATCCGGCTCGACTCAGAGCTCCCACAACCGTCGTGA
- a CDS encoding flagellar hook basal-body protein: MNRGIYPILSGALAHERRMQVFANNMANVNTAGFKQDEQTFKAVFPKAHLAIPAIPGTVSLANQIVAKPFGPTERVYAAPNTVKTTYDAGRIRLTGNPLDLAIQGRGFLEVKTPQGTRYTRNGMLSLDNQRRLVTNLGYPVMGTKGELKIPVGKMDISNQGEIKVNGNPVGTIKVMDFPDSNMPQKYAEGMFISDKGFPAKAPQVQVGHIEDSNVNSIGEMVKMIEGMRGYESAQKLIQTLDRMAETAIQEVGRVA; encoded by the coding sequence GTGAATCGAGGTATCTATCCAATTCTCTCAGGAGCCCTGGCGCACGAACGCCGGATGCAAGTCTTTGCGAACAACATGGCGAACGTCAACACCGCCGGGTTTAAGCAGGATGAGCAGACCTTCAAAGCGGTCTTCCCCAAGGCGCATCTTGCGATTCCCGCAATTCCAGGAACCGTGTCTCTCGCCAATCAGATCGTGGCCAAACCCTTCGGCCCGACTGAACGCGTGTATGCGGCTCCCAATACAGTCAAAACAACCTATGACGCGGGACGCATTCGGCTGACCGGAAATCCCCTGGATCTCGCCATCCAAGGCCGCGGCTTCTTAGAAGTCAAAACCCCTCAAGGCACACGCTATACCCGCAACGGCATGCTTTCTCTGGATAACCAACGCCGGCTTGTCACGAATCTCGGGTATCCGGTGATGGGCACGAAGGGGGAATTGAAGATTCCCGTCGGGAAAATGGATATTTCCAATCAGGGCGAAATCAAGGTCAACGGCAATCCCGTCGGCACCATCAAGGTCATGGATTTTCCCGACTCCAACATGCCGCAAAAGTACGCGGAAGGCATGTTCATCTCCGATAAGGGGTTCCCTGCAAAAGCTCCCCAAGTCCAGGTCGGGCACATCGAAGATTCCAACGTCAATTCTATCGGTGAAATGGTCAAGATGATCGAGGGCATGCGCGGATATGAATCGGCTCAGAAGTTGATTCAAACCCTGGACCGGATGGCTGAAACGGCCATTCAAGAAGTCGGACGAGTGGCTTAG
- the flhB gene encoding flagellar biosynthesis protein FlhB produces the protein MAESESDKSSRTEEATEKRKSQARTDGQVAMSRDVGTAAVLIGGVGFLAIGVPIGLRQLTDVTRRGLSLSFDETFWKALTVEHIHTIVVQISVTTMILILPILGVVLFMGTGASLAQTGFMWRPNALQPNFGKLNPLKGLGKLFSTRSVMELVKGLVKIAIIMAVALFTARRDLLMVPGLMDYDLPAAIEMAGHLTLKVATGVVGALAVLAAVDYIYQRFEWSRDLRMTKEEVKEEHKASEGDPLVRGRIRSAQRDLAKKRMMAAVKTADVVVTNPTHLAVALKYDATQKAAPFVVAKGAGFIAERIRELARHHGVAVVENKLVARTLYRLVDIGKEIPSNLYRAVAEILAFVYRARGINPGQL, from the coding sequence GTGGCTGAGTCAGAGTCAGATAAGAGCAGCCGGACAGAAGAGGCGACTGAGAAACGTAAGTCGCAGGCCCGGACCGATGGACAGGTCGCCATGAGCCGCGACGTCGGGACTGCGGCGGTCCTTATAGGAGGGGTCGGATTTCTGGCAATCGGTGTGCCGATCGGACTGCGCCAATTGACCGACGTGACGCGGCGCGGGCTGTCGTTGTCGTTCGATGAAACGTTCTGGAAAGCGCTGACGGTTGAACATATCCATACCATTGTCGTGCAGATCAGTGTGACGACGATGATTCTGATTCTACCCATTCTCGGCGTCGTGCTGTTCATGGGGACCGGCGCATCACTGGCGCAAACAGGATTTATGTGGCGGCCGAACGCGCTGCAGCCGAATTTCGGCAAGCTCAATCCGCTCAAGGGGTTGGGCAAACTGTTTTCCACCAGGTCGGTGATGGAGCTCGTCAAGGGTCTCGTGAAGATTGCCATCATCATGGCGGTGGCTCTCTTTACCGCCCGTCGCGATCTGCTCATGGTACCAGGCCTCATGGATTACGACCTGCCGGCGGCGATCGAAATGGCCGGGCACCTCACGCTAAAAGTGGCGACGGGTGTCGTGGGCGCATTGGCCGTCCTCGCCGCCGTGGACTACATATACCAACGGTTTGAGTGGTCCCGTGACCTACGCATGACCAAAGAAGAAGTGAAGGAAGAGCACAAGGCATCGGAAGGCGATCCGTTAGTCCGTGGCCGTATCCGATCTGCGCAACGCGATCTTGCCAAGAAACGCATGATGGCGGCGGTGAAGACCGCCGATGTCGTGGTCACCAACCCCACGCACCTGGCGGTAGCGTTGAAGTATGACGCCACCCAAAAGGCCGCTCCGTTCGTGGTGGCCAAGGGGGCTGGCTTTATCGCGGAGCGTATTCGCGAACTGGCTCGTCATCATGGAGTGGCGGTGGTCGAAAATAAGCTGGTGGCCAGAACGCTGTACCGGTTGGTCGATATCGGAAAAGAAATTCCGTCGAATTTATATCGCGCCGTCGCCGAAATTCTGGCCTTTGTCTACCGGGCCAGAGGGATCAACCCCGGACAGTTATAA
- a CDS encoding GGDEF domain-containing protein, with the protein MAAQWLMNSPGRTPSGTSIGSSLGSASLIAPELLVGGVGLFVSISLSLAGIWYWPFGRRTRRQPREDSLAAYDHVTGLPTLRLFTVLLEQGLTRASNMGRSIGVLVADLHQFRPLPTSIPTPNISNISLIVRVQAARIKSALPSNHTVARIGDRRFAILIENVVAREEIDTLAQNIYRTMSLPLMIEGQEVLLTCQIGGAMYASSGASGETLLSQAVKSLALATSENPIRFSDSLTAAPSPSSMAMQSAPSESLLH; encoded by the coding sequence GTGGCTGCTCAATGGCTCATGAATTCACCGGGGAGAACCCCTTCCGGCACGAGCATCGGCAGCTCTCTGGGCAGTGCGTCCCTCATCGCTCCCGAATTACTCGTTGGCGGAGTAGGACTGTTCGTAAGCATCAGCCTCAGCCTTGCCGGAATATGGTATTGGCCGTTTGGCCGGCGAACCAGACGCCAGCCCCGTGAAGACAGTTTGGCGGCATACGACCACGTGACAGGCCTGCCCACGCTACGCCTCTTCACCGTGCTTCTCGAACAAGGGCTCACTCGGGCATCGAATATGGGCCGCAGTATCGGCGTCCTCGTTGCAGATCTTCATCAATTTCGTCCGCTTCCGACCTCCATACCCACTCCCAATATCTCCAATATCTCGTTGATCGTGCGCGTGCAGGCCGCCCGCATCAAGAGCGCGCTGCCCTCGAACCATACCGTTGCCCGGATCGGCGACCGGCGTTTTGCCATCCTGATTGAAAACGTGGTCGCACGGGAGGAGATCGATACGCTCGCACAGAATATTTATCGCACGATGTCGCTACCCCTGATGATTGAAGGACAGGAGGTCCTGTTGACCTGTCAGATTGGGGGAGCAATGTATGCCTCCTCTGGCGCATCAGGAGAAACCTTGCTGAGTCAGGCCGTCAAATCACTCGCCCTCGCGACCTCTGAGAATCCCATCCGGTTTTCCGATTCCCTCACTGCCGCACCCAGCCCATCTTCCATGGCGATGCAATCAGCTCCCAGCGAATCCCTTTTGCACTAG
- the flhF gene encoding flagellar biosynthesis protein FlhF, giving the protein MKVKTFHALTMQDAIRAIKEELGPDAVILSSKEVHQGGRLMSYFNKPVLEVMAAAEYDPLPRIKPSRDTSAPSEPRKASQAPSSASTWTQPVGPEVFRDTLQGMLAQPASASHVYGMNQPPVTAPAPRQTRPTAPRSSDIKQSRLQDLRKDLRELSREIGASLPAASQSLSQHAEPAIASLCRNLVAQGLRPSSADRIGRSVGVELARRNSTAPYDLQHALAKCLAQDMRVSGSLLSGQGDRTIAMMIGTNGAGKTAAITKLATHYQLEEKKSVAIVSLDTYRLASVEQLRMYADVLGIPCESAMSAKQAAAYVHKHTDADLILIDTAGFGEKDLALVHTLHQLLKTEPEVQTHVVVSASTREQDLQRQVAQIHALPLLRLLFSKLDETDSFGALYELSHQSGIPLSYWSAGQRVPEDLEVATPQRLAELLVSRRYTVPFRSSLDSQASAERSALRSAHEVTMDTVTR; this is encoded by the coding sequence ATGAAAGTGAAAACGTTTCATGCCTTGACCATGCAGGATGCGATTCGAGCGATCAAGGAAGAGCTGGGGCCGGATGCCGTCATTCTTTCATCCAAGGAAGTGCATCAAGGCGGCCGGTTGATGAGTTATTTCAATAAGCCGGTCTTGGAGGTCATGGCGGCGGCCGAATATGATCCGTTGCCCCGGATCAAGCCGTCGCGGGATACATCGGCCCCGAGCGAGCCACGGAAAGCTTCGCAGGCGCCATCTTCGGCCAGCACATGGACCCAGCCGGTCGGGCCGGAAGTCTTTCGTGACACCCTGCAGGGAATGTTAGCGCAACCAGCATCTGCATCTCATGTGTATGGCATGAATCAGCCGCCGGTGACGGCTCCTGCGCCTCGGCAGACACGCCCGACTGCGCCGCGTTCATCGGATATCAAACAGAGTCGTTTACAAGATCTGCGCAAAGACTTACGCGAGTTAAGCCGGGAGATCGGCGCGTCTTTGCCGGCGGCCTCACAATCGTTGAGTCAACATGCGGAGCCGGCCATCGCATCGTTGTGCCGCAATCTTGTGGCACAAGGGCTGCGCCCGTCGAGCGCCGACAGGATCGGACGGTCCGTGGGCGTGGAACTGGCTCGTCGCAACTCGACGGCGCCGTACGACCTGCAGCATGCGTTGGCGAAGTGCCTGGCTCAGGACATGCGCGTGAGCGGATCTCTGCTCTCCGGTCAGGGAGATCGGACTATCGCCATGATGATCGGAACAAACGGGGCCGGCAAGACGGCCGCGATCACAAAGCTGGCAACCCACTATCAGTTGGAAGAAAAGAAGTCCGTCGCCATTGTCTCGCTGGACACCTATCGATTGGCTTCAGTCGAGCAACTCCGGATGTATGCCGATGTGTTGGGTATTCCATGCGAATCGGCGATGTCTGCGAAGCAGGCTGCGGCCTATGTCCACAAGCATACCGATGCCGATCTGATCCTGATCGATACGGCCGGTTTTGGAGAGAAAGATCTTGCCTTGGTGCATACCCTGCACCAGCTCCTCAAGACCGAACCGGAAGTGCAGACGCACGTTGTGGTCTCGGCCTCGACACGTGAGCAGGATTTGCAACGTCAGGTGGCGCAGATCCATGCGCTCCCGCTCTTGCGACTCCTGTTCAGCAAGCTCGATGAGACGGACTCCTTCGGCGCCCTGTACGAATTGAGTCACCAATCAGGCATTCCACTGTCCTATTGGAGCGCCGGTCAGCGGGTTCCAGAAGATCTTGAAGTCGCGACGCCGCAACGGCTGGCCGAGCTTCTCGTCAGCCGTCGCTACACCGTTCCGTTCCGATCGTCGCTGGATTCTCAGGCTTCGGCGGAGCGGTCAGCGTTACGCAGCGCACACGAAGTGACCATGGACACTGTTACGCGGTAG
- a CDS encoding FliA/WhiG family RNA polymerase sigma factor, giving the protein MSKTAVHRVHQAIPSGDAHREQLIKEFAHVIRAMAHRLAFRLPAYLDAEDLISVGTIGLMDAMEKYDPNREAKFKTYAEFRIRGAMLDEIRSMDWIPRSVHERIGLLQKTHITLLNRLGRPPLDEEVASELKMPLEELDDFISRARGAVMISIDDLGLQEPDGHKVVKMLADTHHPDPLSTLVNEREREAIGDAIQGLPEKERLVLTLYYYEELTMKEIGELLKVTESRVCQIHTKAILRLKAFLHADG; this is encoded by the coding sequence ATGAGTAAAACGGCAGTTCATCGTGTTCATCAAGCGATTCCCAGCGGCGATGCTCATCGGGAGCAACTGATCAAAGAATTTGCGCATGTGATTCGGGCAATGGCCCATCGCCTGGCCTTTCGATTGCCCGCGTACCTGGATGCCGAGGATTTGATCTCCGTCGGGACCATCGGCCTGATGGATGCGATGGAGAAATACGACCCCAATCGAGAAGCGAAATTCAAGACCTATGCGGAGTTCAGGATTCGCGGCGCCATGTTGGACGAGATCCGCTCGATGGATTGGATTCCACGATCCGTACACGAACGCATCGGCCTCCTGCAAAAGACCCATATCACGTTGTTGAATCGACTGGGACGCCCTCCGTTGGATGAAGAAGTGGCGTCCGAACTCAAGATGCCCCTGGAGGAACTCGACGACTTTATCTCGCGGGCCCGAGGGGCCGTGATGATCAGTATCGACGACCTGGGACTTCAAGAGCCGGATGGACACAAAGTCGTCAAGATGCTCGCCGATACGCATCACCCGGATCCCTTGTCCACGTTAGTGAACGAGCGAGAGCGCGAAGCGATCGGCGATGCCATTCAAGGATTGCCTGAAAAAGAACGGCTGGTCCTGACCCTCTACTATTATGAAGAACTGACGATGAAGGAAATCGGCGAGCTGTTGAAAGTCACGGAGTCCCGTGTGTGCCAAATTCACACCAAGGCCATCCTCCGACTGAAAGCCTTTCTTCATGCTGACGGGTAG
- the flgG gene encoding flagellar basal-body rod protein FlgG: MIRAMWTAATGMTAQQINVDTVAHNLANVNTNSFKRSRAEFADLLYQIQRLPGTSASNVGVFPVGIQVGAGVRPTTVSKEWLQGNMRQTNNDLDIAIDGPGFFQVSRPDGTIMYTRNGSFKRDNVGNLVTGDGDLLNPVITIPSGALKMDIGQDGTVSVLLPGVTQASQVGQIQLTRFDNPAGLVAMGNNLFIDSFASGPPTQGTGGFSTGFGTIQQGFLESSNVNLAEEMVNMIIAQRSYEINSKTIQASDEMMSIANNLRR, from the coding sequence ATGATTCGGGCAATGTGGACAGCCGCCACCGGAATGACGGCACAACAGATCAACGTGGATACCGTGGCCCACAACCTGGCCAACGTCAACACCAACTCGTTCAAGCGCAGCCGGGCGGAGTTTGCTGATCTGCTCTACCAAATCCAGCGCTTGCCGGGCACCAGCGCATCCAACGTGGGCGTCTTTCCCGTGGGCATTCAAGTCGGCGCCGGTGTTCGCCCCACGACCGTCTCAAAGGAATGGCTCCAGGGGAACATGCGTCAGACCAACAACGACCTGGATATCGCAATCGATGGACCGGGGTTCTTTCAAGTCTCCAGACCGGATGGCACCATCATGTACACCAGGAACGGGTCATTCAAGCGCGACAACGTCGGCAACTTGGTCACGGGCGACGGTGACTTGTTGAATCCCGTGATTACCATTCCTTCCGGGGCCTTGAAAATGGATATCGGCCAGGACGGGACCGTCTCCGTCTTGCTCCCTGGCGTGACGCAGGCTTCCCAGGTCGGCCAGATTCAATTGACGCGATTCGACAATCCGGCCGGACTCGTGGCGATGGGAAACAATCTGTTCATCGACAGCTTTGCGTCGGGCCCTCCGACCCAAGGGACCGGCGGATTCTCCACCGGATTCGGGACCATTCAGCAGGGCTTCCTGGAAAGTTCGAACGTCAACCTGGCCGAAGAAATGGTCAATATGATCATTGCGCAGCGGAGCTATGAAATTAACTCGAAAACGATTCAAGCGTCTGACGAGATGATGTCCATCGCGAACAATCTCAGACGATAA
- a CDS encoding flagellar basal body L-ring protein FlgH — translation MRCVIARTWGVVAAGVILSACNLAPSVSTKLTVPPLPPPKTLGSLWQEENGRAYLYEDLRAMRVGDILTVKIVEKHKGSKSADTAAQRDSTLSNSLAGSGVGYFGIPGFRISDEARRGFGVDASASNKFTGKGATSREGTLTGTISVIVMEVLPNGDLRVEGRREVSVNSEKQLMTIAGIVRRVDVDTKNTVLSSAIADAKIEYAGLGVLDDVQRPGWLVRILDWVYPF, via the coding sequence ATGCGTTGTGTAATCGCTCGCACATGGGGTGTGGTGGCGGCCGGTGTAATCCTAAGCGCCTGTAACCTCGCGCCATCTGTCTCAACCAAGCTGACCGTACCGCCGCTGCCTCCTCCCAAGACTCTGGGGTCGTTGTGGCAAGAAGAGAATGGTCGGGCCTATCTCTACGAAGATCTGCGCGCCATGCGGGTGGGGGATATTCTCACGGTCAAGATTGTCGAGAAGCACAAAGGGTCAAAGTCGGCGGATACCGCAGCGCAACGAGATTCGACTCTCTCGAACTCCCTGGCAGGATCCGGAGTGGGATATTTTGGAATCCCTGGTTTCAGAATCAGCGATGAAGCCAGACGCGGATTCGGGGTCGACGCGTCCGCAAGCAATAAGTTTACCGGAAAGGGAGCGACGAGCCGGGAAGGGACCTTAACCGGTACGATTTCGGTGATTGTTATGGAAGTGCTTCCGAACGGTGACTTGCGCGTTGAAGGGCGTCGTGAAGTGTCGGTCAATAGTGAGAAGCAACTGATGACGATTGCCGGTATTGTGCGGCGGGTGGACGTCGATACGAAGAATACCGTGCTGTCTTCGGCGATCGCCGATGCCAAGATCGAATACGCAGGGTTGGGAGTGTTGGACGATGTGCAGCGGCCGGGATGGCTGGTTCGCATTCTTGATTGGGTTTACCCGTTCTAA
- the flgA gene encoding flagellar basal body P-ring formation chaperone FlgA — translation MNSIRIIVAACMLAAGANQAIGATAEKLAKPVSIGGPGPNGPALGKLDATRPTMRELHFEQIQKTIQRFLEGEWGTRVKSVQVTLLEPLDPIKIPVGVIELQIPSVAGGSTTMGRRSFAIQVTVNGNPWKTVEALADISAMIDVVVPSRYLKSEETIEPDDLTTARIVTYDVKHPFITDPEAVIGKSTVRPLQPNTPLRPTFLKKPFMVKKGDHVMIEARRGNFSVQTSGVTKGSGQVGQTVMVANLDSGRELRAKIIAPGLVQVDF, via the coding sequence ATGAACAGTATTCGCATCATCGTCGCCGCATGTATGCTCGCCGCCGGGGCCAATCAGGCCATCGGCGCCACGGCGGAGAAGCTTGCCAAACCGGTCTCGATTGGAGGGCCAGGGCCCAACGGACCGGCCCTCGGCAAGCTGGATGCGACCCGGCCGACGATGCGGGAGCTGCATTTTGAGCAGATCCAGAAAACCATTCAGAGATTTCTCGAAGGGGAATGGGGCACCAGGGTGAAATCGGTGCAGGTTACCCTTCTGGAACCGCTGGATCCGATCAAGATTCCGGTGGGGGTGATCGAATTGCAGATCCCTTCCGTCGCCGGAGGCTCCACGACGATGGGGCGCAGAAGCTTTGCCATCCAGGTGACAGTCAACGGGAACCCGTGGAAAACCGTTGAGGCGCTGGCCGACATATCCGCCATGATCGATGTGGTCGTCCCATCCCGCTACTTGAAGTCTGAAGAAACGATTGAACCGGATGATCTGACGACCGCGCGGATCGTCACCTACGATGTGAAACATCCCTTCATCACGGACCCGGAGGCCGTCATTGGGAAGAGCACGGTTCGTCCGCTCCAGCCGAATACTCCGCTGCGTCCGACCTTCTTGAAAAAGCCGTTTATGGTCAAGAAGGGGGACCACGTCATGATTGAAGCGCGGCGTGGCAACTTCTCCGTTCAAACATCAGGCGTGACGAAGGGAAGCGGACAAGTCGGACAAACCGTGATGGTGGCTAACCTTGATTCGGGGCGAGAGCTGCGCGCGAAGATTATCGCTCCGGGTCTCGTCCAAGTAGATTTTTAG